The Thermoclostridium stercorarium subsp. stercorarium DSM 8532 genome contains a region encoding:
- the leuC gene encoding 3-isopropylmalate dehydratase large subunit, producing the protein MGMTMTQKILAKHSGNKYVAPGMLISAKVDMVLGNDITAPVAIKEFEKIGAEKVFDTEKIALVPDHFTPNKDIKSAEQVKLMRNFARKMGIKHFFEIGQMGVEHALLPELGLVTAGDLVIGADSHTCTYGALGAFSTGVGSTDMAAAMVTGEVWLKVPEAIKFNLIGKPGEWVSGKDIILHIIGQIGVDGALYKSMEFTGEGLEFLTMDDRFTIANMAIEAGAKNGIFEVDDETLKYIAEHSSKPYEVFTADSDAEYVREYTIDLSKIKPTVALPHLPENTRPVDEIGDIPIDQVVIGSCTNGRIEDMRIAAKILAGRKVHKNVRCIIIPATQNVWKQCLKEGLFDIFIEAGCAVSTPTCGPCLGGHMGILAEGERAVATTNRNFVGRMGHVKSEVYLASPAVAAASAVAGKIVSPAAIMD; encoded by the coding sequence ATGGGTATGACAATGACTCAGAAAATACTGGCAAAACATTCGGGAAATAAATATGTAGCACCTGGAATGTTGATATCTGCGAAGGTAGACATGGTTCTGGGCAACGATATTACGGCACCGGTCGCAATTAAGGAATTTGAAAAGATTGGCGCCGAAAAGGTTTTCGACACTGAGAAAATTGCACTTGTTCCCGATCACTTTACCCCCAACAAGGATATCAAATCGGCGGAACAGGTTAAGTTGATGCGGAATTTTGCAAGAAAAATGGGAATAAAACATTTTTTCGAAATAGGACAGATGGGGGTTGAGCATGCCCTTCTACCTGAATTGGGGCTGGTAACGGCGGGAGATCTGGTTATAGGTGCCGATTCACATACATGTACATACGGAGCACTCGGCGCGTTTTCCACCGGTGTGGGAAGCACGGATATGGCTGCCGCAATGGTCACCGGCGAAGTATGGCTTAAAGTGCCGGAAGCTATTAAATTCAATCTTATCGGGAAACCCGGTGAATGGGTAAGCGGGAAAGATATAATCCTGCACATTATCGGCCAGATTGGCGTTGACGGTGCCCTTTATAAATCCATGGAATTCACCGGCGAAGGTTTGGAATTCCTTACAATGGATGATAGATTCACCATAGCAAATATGGCAATAGAAGCCGGTGCCAAAAACGGGATTTTTGAAGTGGATGATGAAACACTGAAATATATTGCCGAACATTCATCAAAGCCCTATGAAGTGTTTACAGCCGACAGCGATGCGGAATACGTCCGGGAATATACAATTGATTTGAGCAAAATTAAACCAACAGTGGCATTACCGCATCTTCCTGAAAATACAAGACCAGTCGATGAAATCGGCGATATTCCCATTGATCAGGTGGTTATAGGTTCATGCACAAACGGAAGGATTGAGGATATGCGGATTGCGGCGAAGATTCTTGCAGGAAGAAAGGTTCATAAAAATGTAAGATGTATAATCATCCCCGCGACTCAGAATGTATGGAAACAATGCCTGAAAGAAGGACTTTTTGATATCTTTATCGAGGCGGGCTGTGCCGTTTCAACTCCGACATGCGGTCCATGCCTTGGCGGTCATATGGGTATACTTGCTGAAGGCGAGAGGGCTGTTGCAACTACAAACCGTAATTTTGTCGGGCGCATGGGCCATGTAAAGAGTGAGGTTTATCTTGCGAGCCCTGCGGTAGCCGCTGCATCCGCCGTGGCAGGAAAAATCGTATCACCGGCGGCAATAATGGACTGA
- a CDS encoding CapA family protein, with protein MKKIKEIFYFIIVFVFFSACTLKADVTAFRSQSVKNTPVPTPTTVPTMTPTPTPTPAPVTATILAAGDVIMHEPVVKSGKNNTVEYNYNYIFDRIKPFVEEADLSIIDFEGACMETDTNYTGYPLFNAPPAIITAFAYAGFDMVNTANNHCLDRGLNGLFETRDIIKRNNLQVIGTFEDASEPRYTIRDLNGIKVGFLSYTYGCNMNENRLTEEERNIHLSLIDRDKIKNEIESLSSLVDVVVVLMHWGVEYRVEPTAEQTELADMIFSAGADIILGSHPHVIERSEIRETDGKIKYIIYSMGNFLSNQIDDNNPETKLSELTQENVMVKIKLEKDLMSGQTRIVSVKHIPAWVHRYSENNVYKYSIIPIPSLENEIFNQVDEKLAEKLKSSYIRTMEKMQDFR; from the coding sequence ATGAAAAAGATAAAGGAAATTTTTTATTTTATTATCGTGTTTGTCTTCTTCTCGGCATGTACTTTAAAAGCCGACGTAACGGCATTTAGGTCCCAATCGGTTAAAAATACGCCGGTCCCCACCCCCACAACGGTACCGACTATGACACCGACACCAACACCGACCCCGGCCCCGGTAACGGCTACAATCCTTGCCGCGGGCGATGTCATAATGCATGAGCCTGTTGTTAAAAGCGGAAAAAATAACACCGTGGAATATAACTACAATTATATATTTGACAGAATCAAGCCATTCGTTGAAGAGGCTGATCTCTCCATAATAGATTTTGAAGGTGCATGTATGGAGACAGATACCAACTATACCGGATACCCTCTTTTTAATGCACCACCGGCTATTATTACCGCTTTTGCTTATGCAGGGTTTGATATGGTAAACACAGCCAACAATCACTGCCTTGACAGGGGACTGAACGGCCTTTTTGAAACAAGGGACATTATTAAACGGAATAACCTGCAGGTAATCGGCACATTTGAAGATGCTTCCGAGCCCAGGTACACAATAAGGGATTTAAACGGGATTAAAGTCGGGTTTCTTTCCTACACATACGGATGCAATATGAATGAAAACCGTCTGACCGAAGAAGAACGCAATATTCACCTAAGCCTTATAGACAGGGATAAAATTAAAAATGAAATTGAATCACTTTCATCGCTTGTTGATGTGGTAGTCGTACTTATGCACTGGGGTGTCGAATATCGTGTTGAGCCCACTGCGGAACAGACCGAACTTGCCGATATGATTTTCAGTGCCGGGGCTGACATTATCCTGGGTTCCCATCCCCATGTTATTGAACGTTCCGAAATCCGGGAAACAGACGGAAAAATTAAATACATCATTTACAGTATGGGAAATTTCCTTTCCAACCAAATTGACGACAATAACCCGGAAACCAAGCTGAGCGAACTGACTCAGGAAAACGTTATGGTAAAAATAAAACTCGAGAAAGATTTAATGTCGGGCCAAACCCGAATAGTCTCGGTGAAACATATTCCGGCCTGGGTACACAGATACAGTGAAAATAACGTTTACAAATATTCTATCATTCCAATTCCGTCCCTTGAAAACGAAATTTTTAACCAGGTTGATGAGAAACTGGCTGAAAAACTGAAAAGCTCGTATATTAGAACCATGGAAAAAATGCAGGACTTCCGGTGA
- the topA gene encoding type I DNA topoisomerase translates to MAKYLVIVESPAKAKTIKKFLGSNYKIKASMGHVRDLPKSHMGVDIEHGFEPKYINIRGKGDLITELKKEAKESERVFLATDPDREGEAISWHLANIFQIDSNEKCRITFNEITKNAVLKALQAPRPIDMNLVNAQQARRVLDRIVGYKISPLLWKKVKKGLSAGRVQSAAIKIICDREREIENFIPEEYWTIETLLSKEDGRTFTAKFSGLVNEKIELKTREDVDRILGNIENKEFTIRNIKRSEKKRTPSPPFITSTLQQDAARKFGFSAKKTMMLAQQLYEGVEIEGEGSVGLITYMRTDSTRISDEALNAAREYILKNYGEKYLPEKPRVFKAKSGAQDAHEAIRPTLLEFTPERVKDSLSRDLYRLYKLIWDRFIASQMESALYDTMSVEITCGDYLFKASGSRIAFKGFLVLYEEGKDDDNGEESDETGILLPELTEGEVVKPVEIKPAQHFTQPPPRYTEATLVKTLEEKGIGRPSTYAPIISTIMSRGYVVKEKKYLYPTELGKIVNSLMEEHFKEIVDVNFTAKMETQLDLVEEGKLEWKNLLNEFYSEFSKTLKAAEESINKVELPVEESDEICEKCGRRMVIKTGKYGKFLACPGFPECRNAKPLFDDAGVKCPKCGGKVLIKKTKRGKSYLGCENYPECDFSTWDMASDKKCPKCGNFMTKRFKGKMIQYTCSLSSCGYEFEEERKQSENKSENNGND, encoded by the coding sequence ATGGCAAAATATCTTGTGATTGTTGAATCACCGGCCAAGGCAAAAACAATAAAAAAGTTTCTTGGCTCAAATTATAAGATAAAAGCCTCTATGGGGCATGTTCGGGATCTTCCTAAAAGCCACATGGGAGTTGATATAGAGCACGGTTTTGAACCAAAGTACATCAATATACGCGGTAAAGGTGATTTAATCACGGAGCTGAAAAAGGAAGCGAAAGAGTCAGAAAGAGTGTTTCTTGCAACCGACCCCGATCGCGAAGGGGAAGCAATTTCATGGCATCTGGCTAATATTTTTCAAATTGACAGCAATGAAAAATGTAGAATTACTTTTAATGAAATAACTAAAAACGCAGTTTTAAAAGCTCTGCAGGCACCAAGACCCATAGACATGAATCTTGTCAACGCCCAGCAGGCGCGGCGTGTTCTTGACAGAATAGTGGGCTACAAAATAAGCCCTCTTTTGTGGAAAAAAGTCAAAAAAGGTTTAAGCGCCGGCAGGGTTCAGTCTGCTGCAATAAAAATTATTTGCGACAGGGAAAGGGAAATTGAAAATTTCATACCCGAAGAATACTGGACCATTGAAACTTTGCTCAGCAAAGAGGACGGCAGGACCTTCACTGCAAAATTTAGCGGTTTGGTCAACGAAAAAATTGAGCTGAAGACACGGGAAGATGTGGATCGTATTCTTGGAAATATTGAAAATAAGGAGTTTACAATACGGAATATAAAACGCAGTGAAAAGAAACGTACCCCGTCCCCGCCGTTCATTACCAGCACGCTCCAGCAGGATGCAGCAAGAAAATTCGGTTTTTCTGCAAAGAAAACAATGATGCTGGCGCAGCAGCTGTATGAAGGTGTTGAAATAGAAGGAGAAGGTTCCGTGGGTCTAATCACATACATGCGTACTGACTCAACACGTATATCTGATGAGGCTTTGAATGCCGCAAGGGAATATATACTGAAGAATTACGGGGAAAAATATCTTCCAGAAAAACCAAGAGTTTTCAAGGCCAAATCGGGTGCGCAGGACGCCCATGAGGCAATAAGGCCGACGTTGCTTGAATTCACACCTGAACGGGTCAAAGATTCGCTTTCACGGGATCTTTACAGACTGTATAAACTTATCTGGGACAGATTTATCGCCAGTCAGATGGAGTCGGCGTTGTATGATACAATGTCTGTCGAAATTACCTGTGGTGACTATTTGTTCAAAGCGTCAGGATCAAGGATTGCCTTCAAGGGTTTTCTTGTACTTTATGAAGAAGGCAAGGACGACGATAACGGGGAAGAAAGCGATGAAACGGGCATATTGCTTCCTGAGCTGACCGAGGGAGAAGTGGTAAAACCAGTTGAAATAAAACCCGCTCAGCATTTTACCCAGCCGCCTCCAAGGTATACCGAGGCAACCCTGGTAAAAACCCTTGAAGAAAAGGGAATAGGCCGTCCGAGTACGTACGCTCCGATAATCAGTACAATAATGTCCAGGGGATACGTAGTTAAGGAAAAGAAATATCTTTATCCCACCGAATTGGGGAAAATTGTAAACAGTCTGATGGAGGAACATTTTAAAGAGATAGTGGACGTGAATTTTACGGCAAAAATGGAGACACAGCTTGACTTGGTGGAAGAAGGAAAACTTGAATGGAAAAATCTTCTGAATGAATTCTACAGCGAATTCAGTAAAACGCTGAAAGCAGCGGAAGAAAGCATTAACAAGGTCGAACTTCCTGTCGAGGAATCGGACGAAATATGCGAAAAATGCGGACGCAGGATGGTTATAAAGACCGGAAAATACGGCAAGTTCCTTGCCTGTCCTGGTTTTCCCGAATGCAGAAATGCAAAGCCGCTTTTTGACGACGCCGGTGTCAAGTGCCCGAAATGTGGCGGAAAGGTTCTTATCAAGAAAACAAAAAGGGGAAAGAGCTATCTGGGCTGCGAAAATTATCCCGAGTGCGACTTTTCAACATGGGATATGGCTTCTGACAAAAAGTGTCCAAAATGCGGAAACTTTATGACAAAGAGATTTAAAGGCAAGATGATTCAGTATACCTGCAGTCTGAGCTCCTGCGGATATGAGTTTGAGGAGGAAAGGAAACAGTCTGAAAACAAATCTGAAAACAATGGAAACGATTAA
- a CDS encoding polysaccharide deacetylase family protein, with product MIVIRRRTIAIFFVSLVLCLMMFLTVNGKIIEVSAPVREIPIYSVENSEGKVSITFDCAWGAQDIPEILRILKEKNVKATFFVVGEWARRNPEETKMIAEQGHELANHSENHFKMSVLSKDKIKKEIMDCSKTIEEISGVKTDLFRAPYGDYNDTVISIARQNGYFTIQWSIDSLDWKPGITQEAILERVSKVSSGDILLFHNDTSHTAKILGKVIDIIKEKGLKPVPVSELILKDNFEIRHDGRQIPAGKKQ from the coding sequence ATGATAGTTATCCGAAGAAGGACAATAGCAATATTTTTTGTGTCTTTGGTGTTATGCCTTATGATGTTTTTAACGGTAAACGGGAAAATTATAGAAGTCAGCGCCCCGGTAAGAGAAATACCAATTTACAGTGTTGAAAACAGCGAAGGAAAGGTATCGATTACCTTTGATTGTGCATGGGGGGCTCAGGATATTCCTGAAATACTCAGAATTCTAAAGGAGAAAAACGTAAAGGCCACTTTCTTTGTTGTCGGGGAATGGGCAAGGAGAAACCCTGAAGAAACAAAAATGATTGCCGAACAGGGGCATGAGTTGGCCAATCATTCGGAAAATCATTTTAAGATGAGTGTGCTGAGCAAGGATAAAATAAAGAAGGAAATAATGGATTGTTCAAAAACAATAGAGGAAATTTCCGGTGTAAAGACCGATTTGTTCCGTGCGCCTTACGGCGACTATAATGATACGGTTATTTCAATTGCAAGGCAGAACGGGTATTTCACAATCCAGTGGAGTATTGATTCTCTGGACTGGAAGCCGGGCATTACCCAAGAGGCAATACTTGAACGGGTTTCAAAGGTTTCAAGCGGAGATATTCTGCTGTTTCACAATGATACATCCCATACGGCTAAAATATTGGGAAAAGTAATAGACATAATAAAGGAAAAAGGATTAAAACCCGTTCCGGTGTCCGAACTTATACTGAAGGATAATTTTGAAATAAGGCATGACGGAAGGCAAATACCCGCCGGTAAAAAACAGTAA
- a CDS encoding glycoside hydrolase family 2 protein, which produces MDTKHVGNFTQNIHDEDYEIPYLSKMVTASDMIIDTGREKESLNGYWNFQIDQYDTCIRSKWYEEKYKNENGMYLPVDFDFDRWGTIKVPSCWNTQKERFYYYEGPAVYTRTFRYVNKGEKRVFLKFGAANYEAKVFLNRKYIGMHRGGSTPFYFEVTGMLEENNRLLVVVDNTRKKEAVPARNTDWFNYGGIYRDVELIRLPETFIKDFYISLVPDSGFKKIRVVLEIDGPEKNGMARLEIPKLNLYKEMECVDGKADVIINAEPELWSPEKPRLYDVKVSYLSDTIQDRIGFREIKADKNGIYLNGKKIFLKGVCAHEESVINGKAVTDDEIIENFKLAKEMNCNFMRLAHYPHTERAAKIADRMGILLWEEIPVYWAIDFSNPDTYKNAENQLTELIKRDRNRASVIIWSVGNENADTDERLQFMSSLAKKAKEVDPSRLVSAACLVDHSELKIKDRLVDYLDIIGINEYYGWYAPDFNDLIKVFNNSNPQKPVVITEFGADALKGARGTVNDLGTEDCQMHIYKMQTETLGKIPYIHGTSPWILYDFRCPRRTSALQLEYNRKGLLSEDKTYKKPAFYVMKEFYASIKD; this is translated from the coding sequence ATGGATACGAAGCATGTGGGAAACTTTACGCAAAATATTCACGATGAGGACTATGAAATACCTTATCTGTCAAAAATGGTAACTGCCTCTGACATGATTATCGACACGGGCAGGGAAAAGGAAAGTCTGAACGGGTACTGGAATTTTCAGATAGATCAGTATGATACATGTATCAGATCAAAATGGTATGAAGAAAAGTATAAAAACGAAAACGGAATGTATCTTCCCGTGGATTTCGACTTTGACCGGTGGGGTACGATAAAAGTGCCATCATGCTGGAACACTCAGAAGGAACGCTTTTATTATTACGAAGGTCCAGCTGTTTACACAAGAACGTTTCGTTATGTTAACAAAGGCGAAAAGAGGGTTTTTCTTAAGTTTGGAGCGGCGAATTACGAAGCCAAAGTGTTTCTGAACAGAAAGTACATAGGCATGCACAGGGGAGGTTCCACACCGTTCTATTTTGAAGTTACAGGAATGCTTGAGGAAAATAACCGCCTGCTGGTGGTTGTGGATAATACAAGGAAGAAAGAAGCCGTACCCGCGCGCAACACCGACTGGTTCAATTACGGTGGGATATACAGGGATGTTGAACTTATAAGGCTTCCCGAAACCTTTATAAAAGATTTCTACATTAGCCTTGTTCCTGACAGCGGATTCAAAAAAATCAGAGTGGTACTTGAAATAGACGGCCCTGAAAAAAATGGCATGGCGAGACTTGAAATACCTAAACTGAACCTGTACAAAGAAATGGAATGTGTGGACGGAAAAGCCGATGTAATAATAAACGCCGAGCCTGAATTGTGGAGCCCTGAAAAACCCAGGTTGTATGATGTGAAAGTTAGTTATCTTTCGGATACAATCCAGGACAGAATTGGTTTCAGGGAAATTAAAGCGGACAAAAACGGTATTTACCTGAACGGGAAAAAGATTTTCCTGAAAGGTGTCTGCGCCCATGAAGAAAGTGTTATAAACGGTAAAGCCGTCACCGATGACGAGATTATTGAAAATTTCAAGCTTGCAAAAGAAATGAACTGCAATTTCATGCGTCTTGCCCATTATCCCCATACCGAGAGAGCGGCAAAAATAGCAGATAGAATGGGAATACTTCTGTGGGAGGAAATCCCGGTTTACTGGGCCATTGACTTTTCAAATCCAGATACATACAAAAATGCGGAAAATCAGCTAACAGAGCTCATAAAGCGCGACAGAAACCGAGCAAGTGTAATTATATGGTCGGTAGGAAATGAAAACGCCGACACCGATGAAAGGCTTCAGTTTATGAGTTCCCTTGCCAAAAAAGCAAAAGAAGTGGATCCTTCAAGACTTGTTTCTGCGGCATGTCTTGTGGACCACAGTGAATTAAAGATCAAGGACAGGCTGGTTGATTACCTTGACATTATAGGTATTAACGAATATTACGGATGGTATGCTCCCGATTTTAATGATCTTATTAAGGTGTTTAACAACAGTAATCCGCAAAAACCCGTCGTAATAACCGAATTCGGTGCCGATGCCCTAAAAGGGGCCAGGGGAACGGTCAACGATCTCGGTACAGAAGATTGCCAGATGCATATTTACAAAATGCAGACGGAGACATTGGGCAAAATACCGTATATTCACGGAACTTCGCCCTGGATATTGTATGATTTCAGGTGTCCGAGAAGAACCAGTGCCCTGCAGCTTGAATACAACAGAAAAGGTCTTCTGTCTGAGGACAAGACGTATAAAAAACCTGCATTCTATGTAATGAAGGAATTTTATGCTTCTATAAAAGATTAA